From one Lycium ferocissimum isolate CSIRO_LF1 chromosome 5, AGI_CSIRO_Lferr_CH_V1, whole genome shotgun sequence genomic stretch:
- the LOC132058110 gene encoding double-stranded RNA-binding protein 4-like, which translates to MDFPQFIPTQVMYKNQLQEYTQKLAKPHPIYQTVNEGFPHAPKFRSTVLVDGSKYESGSTHLTKIQAEQAVAKIAYECIQKTIDSKDFSLIYRELLLCKSILYEFAVKKNMNRPIYNTRYAEGPSSVYISHMVLGGRTYKGEVAGSKKMAEQLAARAAIESLLETDAGTLSQIIVSKSNCHPGVQTRKDTGPVEKMLPKCSGNLQGQKASIERTVVCFKTDGTVGNPGSRPKREAETNNWGRNKMRRFGN; encoded by the exons ATGGATTTTCCCCAATTTATTCCCA CACAAGTGATGTATAAGAACCAACTACAAGAGTACACACAAAAACTTGCAAAACCACACCCCATTTATCAAACAGTTAATGAAGGTTTTCCACATGCCCCAAAGTTCAGATCAACAGTCTTGGTTGATGGATCCAAATATGAATCCGGGTCGACCCATCTCACGAAGATACAAGCTGAGCAGGCAGTAGCAAAAATAGCTTATGAATGCATTCAGAAAACAATTGATTCTAAAGATTTTTCACTTATTTACAGG GAACTCTTGTTGTGCAAATCCATTCTCTATGAATTTGCTGTCAAAAAGAATATGAATAGGCCTATATATAACACCAGATATGCAGAAGGGCCAAGTTCAGTTTACATTTCCCACATGGTTTTGGGAGGCAGAACTTACAAAGGTGAGGTAGCTGGAAGCAAGAAAATGGCAGAGCAATTAGCTGCTCGGGCCGCGATTGAATCACTCTTAG AAACTGATGCAGGGACTCTTTCCCAAATCATTGTGTCAAAAAGTAATTGTCATCCTGGTGTACAAACCAGAAAGGATACTGGCCCTGTTGAGAAAATGTTGCCTAAATGCTCTG GTAATTTACAAGGCCAAAAAGCAAGCATTGAG AGAACAGTTGTTTGCTTCAAAACTGATGGCACAGTTGGTAATCCTGGAAGCAGACCAAAGCGTGAAGCAGAAACTAACAACTGGGGAAGGAACAAAATGAGAAGATTTGGCAACTGA
- the LOC132055541 gene encoding pentatricopeptide repeat-containing protein At4g02750, whose translation MSKPIIQVVKMRFRRLHSTCTHSLPNQQANHLKPELPRSKHPKLPNGKPPVKSTKVNSSDIVQWNRSITQHMRQGECDSALRLFNSMPAKSCVSWNAMISGYLLNGRLDIAQKLFDEMPQRDLVSWNIMLSGYIKNKNFGAARMLFDQMPVRDVVSWNALLSGYAQNGYVDDAKRIFVMMPVKNEISWNGLLATYVQNGRIDEARKLFESKDDWPLVSWNCLLGGYLKKRMLVEARLIFDQMPVKDKVSWNTIISCYAQNDNLEEARKLFDESPIKDVFTWTSMLSGYVQNGMVDEARRIFDEMPEKNEVSWNAMIAGYVQSNKMDLAREFFEAMPCKNISSWNTMITGYAQNGDITSARNLFDCMPNRDCISWAAIIGGYAQRGNSEEALRMFVEMKKDGGRINRSAFTCVLSTSADIAAFEFGKQIHGRLIKAGYHTGCYVGNALLSMYCKCGSIDEGYDVFKEIAEKDAVSWNTMIIGYARHGFGKQALRLFESMKEAGIRPDDVTMVGVLSACGHTGLIDKGMEYFYSMARDFGITTNPRHYTCMIDLLGRAGRLDDAQNLMKDMPCEPDAATWGALLGASRIHGNTELGEKAAEMIFRLEPWNAGMYVLLSNLYAASGRWRDVSKMRLKMRDTGVRKMPGYSWVEVQNQIHLFSVGDTMHPDSKRIYAFLEELELLMKKEGYVSATKLVLHDVDEEEKAHMLKYHSEKLAVAFAILNVPSGRPIRVMKNLRVCGDCHTAIKLISKIVGRLIIIRDNNRFHHFSGGVCSCGDYW comes from the exons TACCAAACCAACAGGCCAACCATCTCAAACCAGAATTACCACGCAGTAAACATCCCAAATTACCCAACGGTAAACCACCTGTGAAGTCAACAAAAGTCAATAGCTCAGATATAGTGCAATGGAACAGATCAATCACCCAACACATGCGACAAGGCGAATGCGATTCCGCGTTGCGCTTATTCAATTCAATGCCTGCCAAGTCATGCGTATCCTGGAACGCCATGATTTCAGGGTATTTGTTGAATGGCAGATTGGACATTGCTCAGAAGTTGTTCGACGAAATGCCTCAAAGAGACTTGGTATCCTGGAACATTATGCTTAGTGggtatattaaaaataagaattttgggGCTGCTAGGATGTTGTTTGATCAAATGCCTGTTAGAGATGTAGTGTCGTGGAATGCATTGCTTTCCGGGTATGCCCAGAATGGGTATGTTGATGATGCTAAAAGGATCTTTGTAATGATGCCTGTGAAGAATGAGATTTCTTGGAATGGACTTTTGGCTACGTATGTTCAGAATGGAAGGATTGATGAGGCGAGGAAATTGTTTGAGTCGAAGGATGATTGGCCGTTGGTTTCTTGGAATTGTTTGTTGGGTGGGTATTTGAAAAAGAGGATGTTGGTTGAGGCAAGATTGATTTTTGATCAAATGCCTGTTAAGGATAAGGTCTCGTGGAACACAATAATTTCTTGTTATGCCCAGAATGATAATTTGGAGGAAGCAAGGAAGTTATTTGATGAGTCCCCTATTAAAGACGTGTTTACATGGACTTCAATGCTTTCTGGTTATGTACAGAATGGGATGGTAGATGAGGCTAGGAGGATCTTCGATGAGATGCCAGAGAAGAATGAGGTTTCGTGGAATGCAATGATTGCAGGATATGTGCAGTCTAATAAAATGGACTTGGCGAGGGAATTCTTTGAGGCAATGCCTTGTAAGAACATCAGCTCTTGGAATACAATGATAACAGGTTATGCTCAAAATGGGGATATCACGAGTGCCAGAAATTTGTTTGATTGTATGCCTAATCGTGATTGCATCTCTTGGGCAGCAATTATTGGTGGATATGCTCAACGTGGCAATAGCGAAGAGGCATTGCGCATGTTTgttgaaatgaagaaagatggcgGGAGGATAAATAGGTCGGCATTTACTTGCGTTTTGAGTACATCTGCTGACATTGCTGCATTCGAGTTTGGGAAGCAAATACATGGACGACTCATCAAGGCTGGATATCACACTGGGTGCTACGTCGGAAATGCACTCCTATCAATGTACTGTAAGTGTGGAAGTATTGACGAAGGATATGACGTGTTCAAGGAAATAGCGGAGAAGGATGCTGTCTCTTGGAATACCATGATCATTGGTTATGCAAGGCATGGTTTTGGCAAACAAGCTCTTAGACTATTCGAATCAATGAAAGAAGCGGGTATCAGACCAGATGATGTTACCATG GTTGGCGTATTATCTGCTTGCGGCCATACCGGCTTGATTGACAAGGGCATGGAATACTTTTACTCAATGGCCCGAGATTTTGGAATAACTACAAATCCAAGGCATTATACTTGCATGATTGACCTTCTAGGTCGAGCTGGGCGACTGGATGATGCTCAAAATTTAATGAAGGACATGCCTTGTGAACCAGATGCTGCAACTTGGGGTGCTCTCCTTGGGGCGAGTAGGATTCATGGAAACACTGAATTAGGAGAAAAGGCTGCTGAAATGATTTTCAGATTAGAACCTTGGAATGCAGGGATGTATGTCCTTCTCTCAAATTTATATGCAGCTTCTGGCAGATGGCGTGACGTTAGCAAGATGAGATTAAAAATGAGGGATACAGGTGTAAGGAAAATGCCTGGTTACAGCTGGGTTGAGGTGCAAAATCAGATACATCTTTTTTCAGTTGGGGATACCATGCATCCAGACAGCAAGAGAATATATGCTTTCTTGGAAGAGTTAGAGTTACTAATGAAGAAGGAGGGTTATGTCTCTGCCACAAAATTGGTCCTGCATGATGTGGATGAAGAGGAGAAGGCACACATGCTCAAGTATCATAGCGAAAAATTAGCCGTTGCCTTTGCAATTCTGAATGTACCGTCTGGGAGACCAATTCGTGTGATGAAAAATTTAAGGGTTTGTGGGGATTGTCATACTGCAATCAAACTCATATCAAAGATTGTGGGTAGATTGATAATTATTCGGGATAATAACCGTTTTCATCACTTCAGTGGAGGTGTTTGCTCCTGTGGAGACTATTGGTAG